Part of the Streptomyces sp. WMMC500 genome is shown below.
GCAACTATCTGGCCAACGGCATCTCCTGCATCCTCGACGACGCCGTCTTCCCCGACCGCCCCGTTGTCGGCCTCGGCGGCTGGAAGCGGCACGTCGGCCCCGGGCTGCTGCCCGTGGTGCTGCTGCCGGGCCTGGAGTCCGTTCTCGCCCGCAACGCCGCGCGCACCGGCAACCGGCGGCTCGCGGACGAGGAGGTCGCCCGCATCCACGGCAGGATGGCCGGCTGGTACGGCTCCGGCCTGCCGATCATCGACAACTCGCGCCACGACGTGCCCGCGACCGTCCGGATGCTCGACGACGTCGTCGGGCGCAGCCTGGCCAGCCCCCCGGCCTGGTAGCCCCCGGCCCGCGGGCTCGCCCGGCGACTGAGCGGCCCGCCGGCCGGACCGCCCCGCCGCGGGCGTACGCCCCCGCCGCGTACGGCCCCGGGCACGTGCCCGTACGGACGCGCTCCGGCGGCCCCGCGCTCCGGGCAGCCCTAGGCTCGGATCATGCCCGAGGTGCACGCTGCCCGCCGTACCCGGCTGCGCTCTCACTGCGAGGCGGCCGGCAGCGACGCCGTGCTCGTCTCCAGGCCGGCGAACATCACCTACCTCACCGGCTGCGCCCCGCCCGGCGCGGTGCTGCTGCTCGGGACCGGCGAGGACATGCTCGTACGGCCCGGCGACCCCGCGCAGGACCCCGTCGGCGCTCCGCAGCCCGACGACCTGCGCGTCCACGCCCTCGGCGGCCCCGAGGGGGACGCCGCCGTCGCGGCCACGGGGCTCGCCGCCGCCGGCGGCGCCACCGCGCTGGCCGTCGAGGAGCACCACCTGACCGTGGCCAGGCACCGCGCCCTGGCCTCCGTCGCGCCCCGGCTCGCGCTGACCGACCTGTCCCGCGCCGTGGAGCAGCAGCGGCTCGTCAAGGACGACGAGGAGATCGCGTGCCTGCGGATCGCCGCCGAGATCGGCGACCAGGCGCTCGGCGAGCTGCTGGAGTCCATCCTCGTCGGCCGCACGGAACGGCACCTGGCGCTGGAGCTGGAGCGGCGTCTCGTCGACCACGGCGCCGAGGGCCCGGCGTTCCCCACCGCCGTCGGCACCGGGCCGCACGCCGGCCGCGCGGGGCACGTGCCGACCGACCGGCGGGTCGAGGAGGGCGACTTCCTCACCGTCTGCCTGGGTGCGCGCTACCGCGGCTACCGCTGCGAGATCGGCCGCACCTTCGTCGTCGGCACCGCCCCCGACGACTGGCAGATCGAGCTGTACGACCTGGTCTTCGCCGCGCAGCGGGCCGGCCGGGAGGCGCTGACGCCGGGCGCGGAGTACCGCGAGGTGGACCGGGCTTCGCGCCAGGTGCTCACCGCGGCAGGACACGGCGACGGCGTCGGGCCGTGCACCGGCCACGGGGTGGGACTCGAAATCGACGAGGACCCGCGGCTCGGCCCCGGGGCGATGGGTAAACTGGACGCTCGTGTGCCGGTCACCGTCGAGCCGGGAGTCCATCTCCCCGGCCGGGGCGGGGTCCGGATCGACGACACGCTCGTCGTCCGCTCGCCTGCGGACGGCGGTCCCGAGCTACTCACCATCACGACCAAGGAACTGCTCGCGCTCTGACCCCGGCCGGGTCGATGGCGAATCCGGGCCTCCTCGGTCGTCCACGCAGTCCAGGAGATTTCGCGACGTGGCCACCACGAACGACCTCAAGAACGGCTTGGTGCTCAAGCTCGACGGCGACCAGCTCTGGTCCGTCGTCGAGTTCCAGCACGTCAAGCCCGGCAAGGGCCCTGCATTCGTCCGCACGAAGCTGAAGAACGTGCTCTCCGGCAAGACCGTCGACAAGACGTTCAACGCCGGGGTGAAGGTCGAGACGGCCAACGTCGACCGCAGGGACATGCAGTACTCGTACAAGGACGGCGAGTACTTCGTCTTCATGGACATGGAGACGTACGACCAGCTCCACGTCGACCCCAAGACCGTCGGCGACACCGCCAACTACCTGCTGGAGGGCTTCGACACGACCGTGGCGCTGCACGAGGGCACGCCGCTGTACGTCGAGCTGCCCGCGGCCGTCGAGCTGACCATCGCGCAGACCGACCCGGGCGTGCAGGGCGACCGCTCCACCGGCGGCACCAAGCCGGCCGAGCTGGAGACCGGCTTCTCCATCCAGGTCCCGCTGTTCATCACCACCGGCGAGAAGATCAAGGTCGACACCCGCTCCGGCGAGTACCTCGGCCGCGTGAGCGGCTGACGTGGCCGCACGGAACACGGCTCGCAAGCGCGCGTTCCAGATCATCTTCGAGTCCGACCAGCGCGGCGCGCCCGCGGGACAGGTGCTGGAGGACTGGATCCGGCTGGCCCGGACCGACCCGCGGCAGCCGCCGGTCGGCGACTTCACGCGGCGGCTGGTCGAGGGGTACGCGGCGCACGCCGCCCGCATCGACGAGCTGCTGGGCTCGTACTCGGTCGGCTGGACCCTGGACCGGATGCCGGTCGTGGACCGCAGCATCCTGCGGCTGGGGGCGTACGAGCTGATCTGGGAGGACGAGACGCCGGACGCGGTGGCGATCGACGAGGCGGTGCAGCTCACCAAGGAGTTCTCCACGGACGACTCGCCGGGCTTCGTCAACGGCCTGCTGGGCCGGCTGCAGGAGCTGAAGCCGCGGCTGCGCCGGGACGGCGGAGCGGGTGAGCCCGGGGAGGCGGGGCCGGACGGCCCGAGCGGGGCCGCCGCACCGGAGCCGCGGGTGCCGGACGCGGACGTGCCGGACGCCACCGGGCCGGAGGCCGGCTAGCCGCGGCGCCCGACGCGCGCCTTCGACGCACACCGCCGCCGGCGGAGCGGACCCCCCGCGGGGCCCGTTCCGCCGACGGCGGTACGTTTCTGCAGGTGAGGCGCGGGTCAGGCGTCCTCGTGCACCACGACGGCGCGGCGGGCGTCGGCGTCCAGGACGCCCCAGCCGATGAGCTGCTCGGTCAGCACCGACGGCGACTGGTCGTAGATCACCGCGAGGGTGCGCAGGTCGTCCTGGCGGATCGAGAGGACCTTGCCGTTGTAGTCCCCGCGCTGGCTCTGGATCGTGGCGGCATAGCGCTGCAGCGGGCCCGCCTTCTCGGCGGGGATCTGGGCCAGGCGCTCCAGGTCCAGCACGAGCTTCGGCGGCGGCTCCGCCGCCCCGCCGGGCGCCGAACCCGGGAGAAGCTCCTGGACCGGCACCCCGTAGAAGTCCGCCAGCTCGGCCAGCCGCTGCACGGTGACCGCACGGTCCCCGCGCTCGTACGACCCGACGACGACGGCCTTCCAGCGCCCCTGGGACTTCTCCTCCACGCCGTGCAGTGAGAGGCCCTGCTGGGTACGGATGCCCCGGAGCTTGGCCCCGAGCTGTTTGGCGTATTCGCTGGACATATGGCTCCCCGGACGACAGTCTGGTAACTCACTGTGAGGTTACGCAGCGTAACTTGGCTTCGTCAAGCGGAAGATTCATCCGGCCGCCACCCATGAGGGTGGCACGGGGGCGGTGGCGGAGCGGCGAGGCCCGGCGGCGGTGGTGTCCGACCGCGCTGTTACGGTAGAGGGGACCTGACGTCCTTTAACGCCCGTCCTGTGAGGCGGGGAAGGGGGTCCTTTCCGTATGGACACGCACGGCCCTGACCCGGCGCGGCCCGTTCTGGAGGCGCCGGACATCCAGCGGGTGCTGACCCGCATCGCGCACGAGATCGTGGAGCGCACCAAAGGCGCCCCCGACGTGGTGCTCCTGGGCATTCCGACCCGCGGCGTGTGGCTCGGCCACCGGCTCGCCGCGAAGCTCGAAGAGATCACCGGCAGGAAGTTCGGCCAGTCGGGCGTCGGCTCGCTCGACATCACGATGTACCGCGACGATCTGCGCCTGGGCCCGCCCCGCGCGCTGGCGCGCACGGACATCCCCGCGGAGGGGATCGACGGCCGGCTGGTGGTGCTCGTGGACGACGTGCTCTTCTCCGGCCGCACGATCCGCGCGGCGCTCGACGCGCTGAACGACATCGGCAGACCGCGGGCGGTCCAGCTCGCCGTCCTCGTCGACCGCGGCCACCGCGAGCTGCCCATCCGCGCCGACTACGTCGGCAAGAACCTCCCCACGTCGCTGCGGGAGACGGTCCGCGTCCAGCTCACCGAGGAGGACGGCCGCGACGCCGTGCTGCTCGGCTCCAAGTAGGACGCCCGCCCCGCCCCGCCGGCCGCCGGGGGCGTACGCCCCCGCGAGCCGCGGCGCGCCACCCGCCGCCGTACCCACGACACACCGGAGCACCCAGTGAAGCGCCATCTCATCTCGGCCGCCGACCTGTCCCGCGACGACGCCGTGCTGATCCTCGACAC
Proteins encoded:
- a CDS encoding M24 family metallopeptidase is translated as MPEVHAARRTRLRSHCEAAGSDAVLVSRPANITYLTGCAPPGAVLLLGTGEDMLVRPGDPAQDPVGAPQPDDLRVHALGGPEGDAAVAATGLAAAGGATALAVEEHHLTVARHRALASVAPRLALTDLSRAVEQQRLVKDDEEIACLRIAAEIGDQALGELLESILVGRTERHLALELERRLVDHGAEGPAFPTAVGTGPHAGRAGHVPTDRRVEEGDFLTVCLGARYRGYRCEIGRTFVVGTAPDDWQIELYDLVFAAQRAGREALTPGAEYREVDRASRQVLTAAGHGDGVGPCTGHGVGLEIDEDPRLGPGAMGKLDARVPVTVEPGVHLPGRGGVRIDDTLVVRSPADGGPELLTITTKELLAL
- the efp gene encoding elongation factor P; protein product: MATTNDLKNGLVLKLDGDQLWSVVEFQHVKPGKGPAFVRTKLKNVLSGKTVDKTFNAGVKVETANVDRRDMQYSYKDGEYFVFMDMETYDQLHVDPKTVGDTANYLLEGFDTTVALHEGTPLYVELPAAVELTIAQTDPGVQGDRSTGGTKPAELETGFSIQVPLFITTGEKIKVDTRSGEYLGRVSG
- a CDS encoding transcriptional regulator, yielding MSSEYAKQLGAKLRGIRTQQGLSLHGVEEKSQGRWKAVVVGSYERGDRAVTVQRLAELADFYGVPVQELLPGSAPGGAAEPPPKLVLDLERLAQIPAEKAGPLQRYAATIQSQRGDYNGKVLSIRQDDLRTLAVIYDQSPSVLTEQLIGWGVLDADARRAVVVHEDA
- the pyrR gene encoding bifunctional pyr operon transcriptional regulator/uracil phosphoribosyltransferase PyrR; this translates as MDTHGPDPARPVLEAPDIQRVLTRIAHEIVERTKGAPDVVLLGIPTRGVWLGHRLAAKLEEITGRKFGQSGVGSLDITMYRDDLRLGPPRALARTDIPAEGIDGRLVVLVDDVLFSGRTIRAALDALNDIGRPRAVQLAVLVDRGHRELPIRADYVGKNLPTSLRETVRVQLTEEDGRDAVLLGSK